The segment TTTTTGGGAGCGTCTAGTTCTTCTTCTCATTTGTCAGAAGGAGTTGCAGATGCAGGCGTTGAAGAAACTTTAATGACAGGCCCTCAATTTGTTCTATAGAGTCACGGATGTAGGCATTGAAAAGGTTATAGGTGACTACCGCTGGAATAGCCGCAAAGAGCCCTGCACCAGTTGCTACAAGGGCTTCTGAGATTCCTGGCCCTACAACCATCAATTCTACAGATTGAAGTTGTGAAATTCCCTGGAAGGTATCAATCACTCCTAGAAC is part of the SAR324 cluster bacterium genome and harbors:
- a CDS encoding MotA/TolQ/ExbB proton channel family protein; translated protein: VLGVIDTFQGISQLQSVELMVVGPGISEALVATGAGLFAAIPAVVTYNLFNAYIRDSIEQIEGLSLKFLQRLHLQLLLTNEKKN